The Amycolatopsis mongoliensis genome includes a window with the following:
- a CDS encoding MFS transporter — translation MSLQTAMSNRRYRVAIAISFAFFVAYFDRTNVSVLIANREFTDSLGITGNKFAQGLLITGFLFPYGLCNFFTGPLGDKIGGRRGVIWSIIAWTVLMCAMGLVSNFVVMLVLRIVLGLGESIMTPSCNMIVAEWFPDRERARANSAWLGGLFLAPAVSFPIIVWIVNVFGWRESFFVLAAVGLLVALPMMLRWTANRPEEMAGVSPAELRHIRDGQAKPADPEPIRTSLRRLVSNYRYWICVFSYMGYGLGFWGISTFVPSYLEHERHLGFTSSGTFAVIPWLTAAVLNLVGGMIGDRMPRGRVLLWSGGYVLGALLSYLGVATGTVGMSVVFISAAVGFLGFTLAPMWSVIQELTPRGTTGLGTGIANGVSYIASAFGPALVGALVDSSGSYNLGFFLLAGFLVVTALALAPLWRGHVKRGDLAGVPSTATKTEAHHD, via the coding sequence ATGTCCCTGCAGACAGCCATGTCCAACCGCCGGTACCGGGTGGCCATCGCGATCTCCTTCGCGTTCTTCGTCGCCTACTTCGACCGGACCAACGTGTCGGTCCTCATCGCGAACCGGGAGTTCACCGACAGCCTCGGCATCACCGGCAACAAGTTCGCCCAGGGCCTGCTGATCACCGGGTTCCTGTTCCCCTACGGCCTGTGCAACTTCTTCACCGGACCGCTCGGCGACAAGATCGGCGGCCGGCGCGGGGTGATCTGGTCGATCATCGCCTGGACCGTCCTGATGTGCGCGATGGGCTTGGTCTCGAACTTCGTCGTGATGCTCGTCCTGCGCATCGTGCTCGGGCTCGGCGAGTCCATCATGACCCCGTCCTGCAACATGATCGTCGCCGAATGGTTCCCGGACCGGGAACGCGCCCGGGCGAACTCGGCTTGGCTCGGCGGCCTGTTCCTGGCGCCCGCCGTCTCCTTCCCGATCATCGTGTGGATCGTCAACGTGTTCGGGTGGCGGGAGAGCTTCTTCGTGCTGGCGGCGGTCGGCCTGCTCGTCGCCCTGCCGATGATGTTGCGCTGGACCGCCAACCGCCCGGAGGAGATGGCCGGGGTGTCCCCGGCGGAACTGCGCCACATCCGGGACGGTCAGGCGAAACCGGCCGACCCCGAGCCGATCAGGACCAGCCTGCGCAGGCTGGTCTCGAACTACCGGTACTGGATCTGTGTGTTCTCCTACATGGGATACGGTCTCGGGTTCTGGGGCATCAGCACGTTCGTGCCGTCCTACCTGGAGCACGAACGCCACCTGGGCTTCACCTCGTCCGGCACCTTCGCCGTGATTCCCTGGCTGACCGCCGCCGTGCTGAACCTGGTCGGCGGGATGATCGGCGACCGGATGCCCCGCGGCCGGGTGCTGCTGTGGTCCGGCGGCTACGTCCTCGGCGCGCTGCTGTCCTACCTCGGCGTGGCCACCGGGACGGTCGGCATGTCGGTGGTGTTCATCTCCGCGGCGGTCGGCTTCCTCGGCTTCACCCTGGCGCCGATGTGGTCGGTCATCCAGGAGCTCACCCCGCGCGGCACCACCGGCCTGGGCACCGGCATCGCCAACGGCGTCTCCTACATCGCCTCGGCCTTCGGCCCGGCACTGGTCGGCGCGCTGGTGGACAGCTCCGGCTCCTACAACCTCGGCTTCTTCCTGCTGGCCGGCTTCCTCGTGGTCACCGCACTGGCACTGGCGCCGCTGTGGCGCGGGCACGTCAAGCGCGGCGACCTGGCAGGAGTCCCTTCCACCGCAACGAAAACGGAGGCTCACCATGACTGA
- a CDS encoding LacI family DNA-binding transcriptional regulator, with product MTGAARPGTAKAVAELAGVSVTTVSRVLSGQASAIPQETQDRVFAAARQLRYRPNSLARALRKGTTQSIGLIVPDISDAYFHQVARGVEDVAQAAGCVVILTNTDRVPAREEACVNLLLDKRVDGIVFAGGGIDDDTHLDGFDWSSTRVVTIGPHQLPFPSITVDDSAAISDAVHHLAEISCRRILCLAGQPNWLVTQRRLAGYRQAVAELGLDTDPDLVVYGDFTESAGEELTAKALAAGSFDGVIAFNDYAAIGAMHALASAGVRVPDDVAVIGCDDIPVARMVHPALTSVSFSQYEFGRNAAEMILGSVPLPAGQRITFPHELLRRHSTARR from the coding sequence ATGACCGGAGCCGCTCGACCGGGCACCGCCAAGGCGGTCGCCGAACTGGCCGGGGTCTCGGTGACCACGGTTTCCCGGGTGCTCAGCGGCCAGGCCTCGGCGATCCCGCAGGAGACGCAGGACCGGGTGTTCGCCGCCGCGCGCCAGCTTCGCTACCGGCCGAACTCCCTGGCGCGGGCCCTGCGCAAGGGGACGACGCAAAGCATCGGCCTGATCGTGCCGGACATCTCCGACGCCTACTTCCACCAGGTGGCCCGCGGCGTCGAGGACGTCGCGCAGGCCGCGGGCTGCGTGGTCATCCTGACCAACACCGATCGCGTGCCCGCCCGCGAGGAAGCCTGCGTGAACCTGCTGCTGGACAAGCGGGTCGACGGCATCGTGTTCGCCGGCGGCGGGATCGACGACGACACCCACCTCGACGGCTTCGACTGGAGCTCGACCAGGGTGGTCACGATCGGGCCGCACCAGCTGCCCTTCCCGTCGATCACCGTGGACGACTCCGCCGCCATCTCCGACGCCGTGCACCACCTGGCGGAGATCTCGTGCCGCCGCATCCTGTGCCTCGCCGGGCAGCCCAACTGGCTGGTCACCCAGCGGCGGCTCGCGGGCTACCGGCAGGCGGTCGCGGAACTGGGCCTCGACACCGACCCGGATCTCGTCGTCTACGGCGATTTCACCGAGTCGGCGGGCGAAGAGCTCACCGCCAAGGCGCTCGCCGCCGGCTCGTTCGACGGCGTCATCGCGTTCAACGACTACGCCGCCATCGGCGCGATGCACGCACTGGCGTCGGCCGGCGTCCGGGTGCCGGACGACGTCGCCGTCATCGGCTGCGACGACATCCCGGTGGCCCGGATGGTGCACCCGGCGCTGACCAGCGTCAGCTTCTCCCAGTACGAATTCGGCCGCAACGCCGCGGAGATGATCCTGGGCTCGGTCCCGCTCCCGGCCGGCCAGCGCATCACGTTCCCGCACGAACTCCTGCGGCGGCACAGCACCGCCCGCCGCTGA
- a CDS encoding dihydrodipicolinate synthase family protein: MDLNGVIPANILPLDDDLSIDVEAYRRHVRHLSGVAGVVAITCNGHAAEVSSLDRAERRKAVALAAETINGKVPLISGVHADNHIQAVEYARDAKDEGADALLVFPLPALALGGSQEMAYRHVAELAGATGLPLVLFSYPEFTGMHYGLDTLARICSLEQVVAVKEWSLDLRKHEETRRVLHGLDHPVSLLTSFSTNLLPALASGADGILSGHGSVIADLQVRLLAAVRAHDLAEAERQYARIQALTRVVYRAPMANMYARMKEHLIMLGHELTPAVRPPLERVSEAERGQLRQALAEAGLLPTGAR; the protein is encoded by the coding sequence GTGGACCTCAACGGAGTAATTCCGGCCAACATCCTCCCCCTCGACGACGACCTCTCGATCGACGTCGAGGCCTACCGCAGACACGTGCGGCACCTGTCCGGCGTCGCCGGCGTCGTGGCCATCACCTGCAACGGGCACGCCGCCGAAGTGAGCAGTCTGGACCGGGCGGAACGGCGGAAAGCCGTCGCGCTCGCCGCGGAGACAATCAACGGGAAAGTGCCGCTGATTTCCGGTGTCCACGCGGACAATCACATCCAGGCGGTCGAGTACGCCCGGGACGCGAAAGACGAGGGCGCCGACGCGCTGCTCGTCTTCCCGCTGCCGGCACTGGCGCTGGGTGGCAGCCAGGAAATGGCCTATCGGCACGTGGCCGAGCTCGCCGGCGCGACCGGCCTGCCGCTCGTGCTGTTCTCCTACCCCGAGTTCACGGGGATGCACTACGGCCTGGACACCCTGGCGCGCATCTGCTCGCTCGAGCAGGTCGTCGCGGTGAAGGAGTGGAGCCTCGACCTTCGCAAGCACGAGGAGACCCGCCGCGTGCTGCACGGGCTGGACCATCCGGTCTCGCTGCTCACCAGCTTCAGCACGAACCTGCTACCGGCGCTGGCCTCGGGCGCGGACGGTATCCTGTCCGGGCACGGTAGCGTGATCGCCGACCTGCAGGTACGCCTGCTGGCCGCGGTCCGGGCGCACGACCTCGCCGAGGCCGAGCGGCAGTACGCCCGCATCCAGGCGCTCACCAGGGTGGTCTACCGGGCGCCGATGGCGAACATGTACGCCAGGATGAAGGAGCACCTGATCATGCTCGGGCACGAGCTCACCCCCGCGGTGCGTCCGCCGCTGGAACGGGTGAGCGAGGCCGAACGCGGGCAACTGCGGCAGGCGCTCGCCGAGGCCGGGCTGCTGCCGACGGGCGCACGATGA
- a CDS encoding glycoside hydrolase family 88 protein has protein sequence MDSHITGEFLPTTEEIEEMGRRVTGAVLGGGADRAAHYAEHGRWVYRPIDEASRWVGTDYDHGNWTTGFWAGAMLHLAQLGCADDGLVERARTLSAKLDCRVDDHGTHDIGFIFWPSAALVARLFGDPAAASSALRAAEVLAERRVPGSGHLQAFGAIGEDRSRPTSTIDTMMNLPLLWWAHHHTGAPEWAETARAHADRTARSLLRPDGSTYHLARIGDDGEAFWQGTFQGAADDSCWARGQAWGIAGYLTMACETGSAEYGRIAARLLDYYCGSHDIDALTPYDLVVDTGIQDSSAAAIVCYGLALTLRKDPDLARLVGAEDRLTRILRVLRRDALFQDEVGVLAHACYSAPHRLGMDGPLPYGDYYYLAALALARGVADLVPGRAINPG, from the coding sequence ATGGACAGTCACATCACCGGCGAATTCCTGCCGACCACGGAAGAAATCGAAGAAATGGGCAGGCGGGTGACCGGCGCGGTGCTCGGTGGCGGCGCCGACCGCGCCGCGCACTACGCCGAGCACGGCCGCTGGGTCTACCGCCCCATCGACGAGGCCAGCCGGTGGGTCGGCACGGACTACGACCACGGCAACTGGACGACCGGGTTCTGGGCGGGGGCGATGCTGCACCTCGCCCAGCTCGGCTGCGCCGACGACGGCCTCGTCGAGCGGGCCCGGACGCTGTCGGCCAAGCTGGACTGCCGGGTGGACGATCACGGCACGCACGACATCGGGTTCATCTTCTGGCCGAGCGCGGCGCTGGTCGCCCGGCTGTTCGGCGACCCGGCCGCGGCGTCCTCGGCGCTGCGCGCCGCCGAGGTCCTGGCGGAACGGCGGGTACCCGGTTCGGGCCACCTGCAGGCGTTCGGCGCGATCGGCGAAGACCGGTCCCGGCCCACCAGCACGATCGACACGATGATGAACCTGCCGCTGCTGTGGTGGGCGCACCACCACACCGGGGCACCGGAATGGGCCGAAACCGCTCGCGCGCACGCCGACCGGACGGCACGGAGCCTGCTGCGCCCGGACGGCTCCACCTACCACCTGGCGCGGATCGGCGACGACGGCGAAGCGTTCTGGCAGGGCACGTTCCAGGGCGCGGCCGACGACTCCTGCTGGGCCCGCGGTCAGGCGTGGGGAATCGCCGGTTACCTCACCATGGCCTGCGAAACCGGTTCGGCGGAGTACGGCCGGATCGCCGCTCGGCTGCTCGACTACTACTGCGGGAGCCACGACATCGACGCGCTGACCCCGTACGACCTGGTGGTCGACACCGGCATCCAGGACTCGTCGGCCGCCGCTATCGTCTGCTACGGCCTCGCGCTCACCTTGCGGAAGGACCCGGACCTGGCTCGTCTGGTTGGGGCAGAAGACCGGCTGACCCGGATCTTGCGCGTGCTACGGCGCGACGCGCTCTTCCAGGACGAGGTCGGCGTGCTCGCCCACGCCTGCTATTCGGCGCCCCACCGGCTCGGGATGGACGGGCCCCTGCCCTACGGCGACTACTACTACCTCGCCGCGCTGGCGCTGGCGCGCGGGGTCGCCGACCTCGTCCCGGGGCGAGCGATCAATCCCGGCTGA
- a CDS encoding fumarylacetoacetate hydrolase family protein: MTHLVRFAEPERPADIRVGVLDDEGEHLRALPVGSMSELLGRPLAEIRELVTAAAGAPAVPASGARLLPPLDGRMEVWAAGVTYRRSEEARREESADEDIYARVYHAPRPELFFKSAAWRVVTEGQPIVIRADSPNNVPEPELGLLLTSRGEIAGYLVVDDVSSRSIEGENPLYLPQAKIYQGSCAVSAGVRPAWEIDDPLKLDLSMRILRDGREVFSGRANTAEMNRKPAELVEYLLRDNTYPDGVVLSTGTSIVPELDLGLSEADVVEIEIGEVGTLRTPVVRGAGKLSRD; this comes from the coding sequence GTGACCCATCTTGTTCGATTCGCCGAGCCCGAGCGGCCGGCGGACATCCGCGTCGGGGTGCTGGACGACGAAGGTGAGCACCTGCGAGCCCTTCCCGTGGGCAGCATGAGCGAGCTGCTCGGCCGGCCGCTGGCGGAAATCCGGGAGCTGGTCACCGCGGCCGCGGGCGCACCGGCCGTGCCCGCGTCCGGTGCGCGGCTGCTGCCGCCCCTCGACGGGCGAATGGAAGTGTGGGCGGCCGGCGTGACCTACCGCCGGTCGGAGGAGGCCCGCCGCGAGGAAAGCGCCGACGAGGACATCTATGCCCGCGTCTACCACGCCCCGCGGCCCGAGCTGTTCTTCAAGTCCGCGGCCTGGCGGGTGGTCACCGAAGGCCAGCCGATCGTCATCCGGGCCGACTCGCCCAACAACGTGCCGGAGCCCGAACTCGGCCTGCTGCTGACGAGCCGTGGCGAAATCGCGGGCTACCTGGTGGTCGACGACGTCAGCTCGCGCAGCATCGAGGGCGAGAACCCGCTGTACCTGCCGCAGGCGAAGATCTACCAGGGCTCCTGCGCGGTGTCGGCCGGGGTGCGGCCGGCCTGGGAGATCGACGACCCGCTGAAGCTGGACCTGAGCATGCGGATCCTGCGCGACGGGCGAGAGGTGTTCAGCGGGCGCGCCAACACCGCCGAGATGAACCGCAAGCCGGCCGAGCTGGTCGAGTACCTCTTGCGGGACAACACCTACCCGGACGGGGTGGTGCTCTCCACCGGCACCTCGATCGTGCCCGAGCTCGATCTCGGCCTGTCCGAAGCGGACGTGGTCGAGATCGAGATCGGCGAAGTGGGCACGCTGCGCACCCCGGTGGTGCGAGGCGCGGGCAAGCTCAGCCGGGATTGA
- a CDS encoding IclR family transcriptional regulator, whose translation MAESPVRSVDKALAVLQLLGEKGPDGLSLVDIAQALGSPKSGAHLTLSALRHRGFVAQDRESGRYRLGGETLRVAASYEEKLSFRTSLLPLIRRLSEEIRQVCHVGILDGADIIYLEKVDADRSVTVGSKIGGRNPAASTALGRAVLACHDWDSGALRAQLGGTKAGPLPGLGWAHLQDALEQARARGYALDLEENEPGIACVAVPVLLNGIPCCAISISTLAAETGPETLAGYVERLHALAAQYLVPPLQFPSRPVGARPR comes from the coding sequence GTGGCGGAATCACCGGTGCGCAGCGTGGACAAGGCGCTCGCCGTACTGCAGCTGCTGGGCGAGAAGGGGCCGGACGGCTTGTCCCTTGTGGACATCGCGCAGGCACTCGGCAGTCCCAAGAGCGGGGCCCACCTCACCCTGTCCGCATTGCGGCACCGCGGTTTCGTCGCGCAGGACCGGGAAAGCGGCCGGTACCGGCTCGGTGGCGAAACGTTGCGGGTCGCCGCGTCCTACGAGGAGAAGCTGAGCTTCCGCACCAGCCTGCTGCCCTTGATCAGGCGGCTCTCCGAGGAGATCCGGCAGGTGTGCCACGTCGGCATCCTGGACGGCGCGGACATCATCTACCTGGAGAAGGTCGACGCCGACCGGTCGGTGACGGTGGGCTCGAAGATCGGCGGCCGCAACCCGGCGGCGAGCACCGCGCTCGGCCGCGCGGTGCTCGCCTGCCACGACTGGGACAGCGGGGCGTTGCGAGCCCAGCTGGGGGGCACGAAGGCGGGTCCGCTGCCCGGCCTCGGCTGGGCCCACCTGCAGGACGCGCTGGAGCAGGCGCGGGCTCGCGGCTACGCGCTGGACCTCGAGGAGAACGAGCCCGGGATCGCCTGTGTCGCGGTTCCGGTGCTGCTCAACGGAATCCCGTGCTGCGCGATCTCGATCTCCACGCTCGCCGCGGAAACCGGTCCCGAGACTCTCGCGGGCTACGTGGAGCGGCTGCATGCTCTCGCGGCGCAGTACCTCGTGCCGCCGCTCCAGTTCCCCTCCCGCCCGGTGGGCGCCCGGCCCCGCTGA
- a CDS encoding aldehyde dehydrogenase family protein, which yields MTGTFTLPDTSALFIGGKWRPGAGIERIAVRNPATEQVIADIPAGTEDDVDAACRAAADALPVWSAVPPAERAAACRAISAELDARAEDLADLVTADLGMPRAFARSVQVGLAVTDFANLADAAEQHVYEREIGTSVVREVPVGVVGAITPWNFPLHQVAAKVGGALAAGAPVVLKPSQVTPLGVFVLADVIAGLGLPPGVFNLVSGAGAKVGEALVLHPVVDFVSFTGSTGAGARVATLAAGRVRPTALELGGKSPAVLLDDLDDSAFEKALRRVMAGSLLNSGQMCSALTRIIVPEHRLDTAEQILAAAAGRFRAGDPFDPGVRLGPVVSEAQRTSVRGHIERAIAEGARVVTGGPGAPDGLDTGYFVRPTVFSRVERNSAIVREEVFGPVLVVQTHRGTDDAVAVANDTGYGLAAGVFGADAEAVAWRIRAGQVEVNGAGFDPAAPFGGFGDSGYGREFGGWGIDDFLTTQAVQRWSP from the coding sequence GTGACCGGCACCTTCACCCTGCCCGACACCTCCGCCCTGTTCATCGGCGGGAAGTGGCGTCCGGGCGCGGGCATCGAGCGGATCGCGGTCCGCAACCCCGCCACCGAGCAGGTGATCGCCGACATCCCGGCCGGGACCGAAGACGACGTCGACGCGGCCTGCCGCGCGGCCGCGGACGCCCTGCCCGTCTGGTCCGCGGTCCCACCGGCCGAACGCGCCGCGGCTTGCCGCGCGATCTCCGCCGAGCTCGACGCGCGTGCGGAGGACCTCGCCGATCTCGTCACCGCGGACCTCGGCATGCCGCGGGCCTTCGCCCGTAGCGTCCAGGTCGGCTTGGCCGTCACCGACTTCGCGAACCTGGCCGACGCGGCCGAACAACACGTCTACGAACGGGAAATCGGCACCTCGGTCGTGCGCGAGGTCCCCGTGGGTGTCGTCGGCGCGATCACGCCGTGGAACTTCCCGCTGCACCAGGTCGCGGCCAAGGTCGGGGGAGCGCTCGCCGCGGGCGCGCCGGTCGTGCTCAAGCCGAGCCAGGTCACGCCGCTGGGCGTCTTCGTGCTGGCCGACGTCATCGCCGGGCTCGGCCTCCCGCCCGGGGTGTTCAACCTGGTCTCCGGCGCCGGAGCGAAGGTCGGCGAAGCGCTGGTCCTGCACCCGGTCGTCGACTTCGTGTCGTTCACCGGCTCCACCGGCGCCGGCGCCCGCGTCGCGACGCTCGCCGCGGGCCGGGTCCGCCCCACGGCTCTGGAACTGGGCGGCAAGTCGCCCGCGGTCCTGCTCGACGACCTCGACGACAGTGCCTTCGAGAAGGCACTGCGGCGGGTGATGGCCGGTTCGCTGCTCAACTCCGGCCAGATGTGCAGCGCCCTCACCCGGATCATCGTCCCCGAACACCGGCTCGACACCGCCGAGCAGATCCTCGCCGCCGCGGCCGGCCGGTTCCGCGCCGGCGACCCCTTCGACCCCGGCGTCCGGCTCGGCCCCGTCGTGTCCGAGGCCCAGCGCACGAGCGTCCGCGGGCACATCGAGCGCGCGATCGCCGAGGGGGCGCGCGTCGTCACCGGCGGCCCCGGCGCCCCGGACGGCCTGGACACGGGCTACTTCGTGCGTCCCACGGTCTTCTCCAGGGTCGAACGGAACAGCGCGATCGTGCGCGAGGAGGTCTTCGGCCCGGTGCTGGTCGTGCAGACCCACCGCGGCACCGACGACGCGGTCGCGGTCGCCAACGACACCGGGTACGGCTTGGCCGCCGGCGTTTTCGGTGCGGACGCCGAAGCCGTCGCCTGGCGGATCCGCGCCGGCCAGGTCGAAGTCAACGGAGCCGGCTTCGACCCGGCGGCCCCGTTCGGCGGTTTCGGCGATTCCGGCTACGGCCGGGAGTTCGGCGGCTGGGGGATCGACGACTTCCTGACCACGCAGGCGGTTCAGCGTTGGAGCCCCTGA
- a CDS encoding alcohol dehydrogenase catalytic domain-containing protein: MVKAAVLRAPDQPLELCEIVLPDPGPGQVRVRLQAAGVCHSDLSLATGKLKQPVPAVLGHEGAGTVIATGTGVTRVAVGDKVVLNWSPSCGQCWFCAHDEPYLCEHGDNAAREPYATLDDGTPVYAGLGTGAFAEETVVGERAVVRLPDSVDLDLVAVLGCAVLTGAGAVFHTADVREGQAVVVLGLGGIGLSVAQAARVRGAHPVIGIDTSAEKGLLAQAHGITDFVPAGDDAAKKVRALTGGRGADHAFDCVGGSATTRAAWSAARRGGHVTVVGVGSHRDTVEFSSLELFWFGRTLRGCVYGSSDPDTDVPDLLDLADAGALDLAALCTATTDLTGIDQAFDDLRRGHGVRTVVRLDGTAR; the protein is encoded by the coding sequence ATGGTGAAGGCCGCTGTCCTGCGCGCCCCGGACCAGCCCCTGGAGCTGTGCGAGATCGTCCTGCCCGACCCCGGACCGGGACAGGTCCGCGTCCGGCTCCAGGCCGCCGGGGTCTGCCACTCCGACCTGTCCCTGGCCACCGGCAAGCTCAAGCAGCCCGTCCCGGCCGTCCTCGGCCACGAAGGCGCCGGCACGGTGATCGCGACCGGCACCGGAGTCACGCGGGTCGCCGTGGGGGACAAGGTCGTGCTGAACTGGTCGCCTTCGTGCGGCCAGTGCTGGTTCTGCGCACACGACGAGCCGTACCTGTGCGAGCACGGCGACAACGCCGCGCGCGAGCCCTACGCCACCCTCGACGACGGAACCCCGGTCTACGCCGGGCTCGGCACCGGTGCCTTCGCCGAAGAGACCGTCGTCGGAGAGCGCGCGGTCGTGCGGCTGCCGGACTCCGTCGACCTCGACCTGGTCGCCGTGCTCGGCTGCGCCGTGCTGACCGGCGCGGGCGCCGTCTTCCACACCGCCGACGTCCGCGAGGGCCAAGCGGTCGTGGTGCTCGGCCTCGGCGGCATCGGCCTGTCGGTCGCCCAGGCGGCGCGCGTCCGCGGAGCGCACCCGGTCATCGGCATCGACACCTCGGCGGAGAAGGGCCTGCTGGCGCAGGCACACGGGATCACCGACTTCGTCCCGGCCGGAGACGACGCGGCGAAGAAGGTCCGTGCGTTGACCGGGGGCCGCGGCGCGGACCACGCCTTCGACTGCGTGGGCGGCTCGGCCACCACCCGGGCGGCCTGGTCGGCGGCCCGGCGCGGCGGGCACGTCACCGTGGTCGGCGTCGGCTCGCACCGCGACACCGTCGAGTTCTCCTCGCTGGAGCTGTTCTGGTTCGGCCGCACCCTGCGCGGCTGCGTCTACGGCTCCAGCGACCCCGACACCGACGTCCCCGACCTGCTCGACCTGGCGGACGCCGGCGCGCTGGACCTCGCCGCGCTGTGTACCGCCACCACCGACCTGACCGGCATCGACCAGGCCTTCGACGACCTGCGACGCGGCCACGGCGTCCGCACCGTCGTCCGGCTGGACGGGACCGCGCGGTGA
- a CDS encoding acyl-CoA dehydrogenase family protein — MAPITAPPDPGDFLDVDAQLTDDERDIRDAVRDLAQHRLAPQVGDWFERGELPVRELAAEFGKLGLFGMHLDGYGCAGTSATGYGIACRELEAVDSGLRSFVSVQGSLAMKAIHLWGSEEHRTTWLPAMAAGEAIGCFGLTEPDAGSDPGSMRTRARRDGSDWILDGTKMWITNGTVADVAVVWAQTDGGVRGFVVPTDTAGFSAPEIHHKLSLRASVTSELVLEGVRLPEAAAFPEVRGLRGPLTCLNEARFGILAGVVGAARSCYLAARDYTLTRAQFGKPLAGFQLTQRKLADMIVDVNRAALVALRISRLKDAGGLHHNHVSFGKLANVRAALDVARTARTLLGANGISLEYPVMRHMANLETVLTYEGTEEMHALSLGQAVTGIPAFR, encoded by the coding sequence ATGGCCCCGATCACCGCGCCGCCCGATCCCGGCGACTTCCTCGACGTCGACGCCCAGCTGACCGACGACGAACGCGACATCCGCGACGCCGTCCGCGATTTGGCCCAGCACCGGCTGGCCCCGCAGGTGGGGGACTGGTTCGAACGCGGCGAACTGCCCGTCCGCGAGCTGGCCGCGGAGTTCGGCAAGCTCGGCTTGTTCGGGATGCACCTGGACGGCTACGGCTGCGCCGGCACCAGCGCGACCGGCTACGGCATCGCCTGCCGCGAGCTGGAAGCCGTCGACTCGGGGCTGCGCAGCTTCGTGTCGGTGCAGGGGTCCCTGGCCATGAAAGCCATCCACCTCTGGGGTTCCGAGGAGCACCGCACGACCTGGCTCCCGGCGATGGCCGCCGGCGAGGCGATCGGCTGCTTCGGCCTGACCGAGCCCGACGCGGGCAGCGATCCGGGCTCGATGCGCACCCGCGCCCGCCGTGACGGTTCCGACTGGATCCTCGACGGCACCAAGATGTGGATCACCAACGGCACCGTCGCCGACGTCGCGGTCGTCTGGGCCCAGACCGACGGGGGTGTCCGCGGGTTCGTCGTGCCCACCGACACCGCCGGGTTCAGCGCGCCGGAGATCCACCACAAGCTCTCGCTGCGCGCCTCGGTGACCTCGGAGCTGGTGCTCGAGGGCGTCCGGTTGCCGGAAGCCGCCGCGTTCCCCGAGGTCCGCGGTCTGCGCGGCCCGTTGACCTGCCTGAACGAGGCCCGCTTCGGCATTCTCGCCGGCGTCGTCGGCGCCGCCCGGTCCTGCTACCTGGCCGCCCGCGACTACACCCTCACCCGTGCGCAGTTCGGCAAGCCCCTGGCCGGGTTCCAGCTGACCCAGCGCAAGCTCGCCGACATGATCGTGGACGTCAACCGCGCGGCTCTGGTCGCCCTGCGGATCAGCCGGCTCAAGGACGCCGGCGGGCTGCACCACAACCACGTCAGCTTCGGCAAGCTCGCCAACGTCCGCGCCGCGCTGGATGTGGCTCGCACGGCGCGAACCCTGTTGGGCGCCAACGGGATTTCGCTGGAGTACCCCGTCATGCGGCACATGGCGAACCTCGAAACCGTCCTCACCTACGAAGGCACCGAGGAGATGCACGCGCTGTCCCTCGGCCAGGCCGTCACCGGCATCCCGGCCTTCCGCTGA